The Eremothecium gossypii ATCC 10895 chromosome IV, complete sequence genome contains a region encoding:
- a CDS encoding arrestin family protein (Non-syntenic homolog of Saccharomyces cerevisiae YOR018W (ROD1) and Syntenic homolog of Saccharomyces cerevisiae YFR022W (ROG3)) — MTKAGSRPLSLFDIRLNSCQDGVLVLKGSADEASSILLSGTIVLSILEPLHVKQLRLGLYGTLRMDFEVAHDTPKGTVMKPVGYDRNVYEHIWDNIDVNSPQANQEFPGMADRSRSSPSLPKQRGKLTASRSLMNIHTTSRSTRVLAEGNYEFPFSAVLPPTLTESVEGLPEASITYKLIARLERGKLNNDYICRKHIRVVRTMTPTSVELSETVAVANTWPGKLDYSLSIPSRAVAIGTNVPLDMILVPYVKGLKLGTVKASIVENLTFATPYGGSKAEERTVSKIKLSDPLGHLSGEPDSHAEDRWDLSMTIAVPPSLSKCCQDCTILNNIKVRHKVKLVISLVNPESHISELRATLPIQLFISPYVTVGVKSSVKPSINTASENDEEDTLFANVKASEDDLDPVSQPPPDYASHIYDRLWSGIPIRDTPVISPALTPSVVAAPSQSLNMEDLQEGLEQLQMQQVSGCCSPGCGSVTAQLHEAPKPLAALGSDHDPGVQRVQNGMASPDMASSPRVHHISAVTSSEDVGAVPSSAWELNSMSKVPSYKKLVWSELSGSELPPAYFNVQDVLKTSDLRRPAHHIHSSSTKVTTGHHTKSKPLYLRSISSSILHHKSHTSSHSRPNSIQAAEPHHRPQLKKGKSVSTILDYFSGDHKK; from the coding sequence ATGACCAAGGCTGGGAGCAGGCCCCTGTCGTTGTTTGACATACGTCTGAACAGCTGTCAGGATGGGGTGCTCGTCCTGAAAGGATCCGCGGACGAGGCGTCATCTATTCTCCTGTCAGGTACGATCGTGCTGTCCATTCTAGAGCCGCTGCATGTGAAGCAGCTGAGGCTGGGCCTTTATGGCACCCTCCGCATGGACTTCGAGGTGGCCCACGACACCCCGAAGGGGACGGTCATGAAGCCAGTGGGGTACGATCGGAACGTGTATGAGCACATCTGGGACAATATCGACGTAAACAGCCCGCAGGCGAATCAGGAGTTCCCCGGTATGGCGGACAGAAGCCGGTCGTCGCCGAGCCTGCCGAAACAAAGGGGCAAGCTTACTGCATCCAGATCTCTGATGAACATACATACCACCAGTCGGAGCACGCGGGTGCTGGCGGAGGGCAACTACGAATTTCCGTTCAGTGCGGTTCTGCCGCCAACTCTAACAGAGAGTGTCGAGGGCTTGCCGGAGGCTTCGATAACCTACAAGCTAATTGCACGGTTGGAGCGGGGAAAGCTGAATAATGACTATATCTGCCGGAAACATATCAGGGTGGTCCGCACAATGACTCCAACCTCAGTTGAGCTATCGGAGACAGTGGCTGTCGCCAACACATGGCCAGGTAAGCTTGACTATTCCCTTTCAATTCCATCGAGAGCAGTGGCGATCGGCACCAATGTCCCACTAGATATGATCCTTGTCCCCTACGTGAAGGGTCTGAAATTAGGGACAGTTAAAGCGAGCATTGTGGAGAATCTGACGTTCGCTACGCCCTACGGCGGTAGCAAAGCAGAGGAAAGGACAGTCTCCAAAATCAAATTGAGCGACCCCCTCGGACATCTTTCCGGGGAACCGGATTCACATGCCGAGGACCGCTGGGATTTATCCATGACAATAGCTGTTCCTCCCTCTCTTTCTAAGTGTTGCCAAGATTGCACTATCCTAAACAATATCAAGGTGCGGCACAAGGTGAAGCTGGTGATCTCGCTAGTGAATCCGGAGTCGCATATCTCCGAACTGCGGGCGACATTGCCCATTCAGCTCTTCATTTCCCCCTACGTGACCGTTGGAGTGAAGTCAAGTGTTAAACCCTCGATCAACACTGCATCGGAAAACGATGAAGAAGACACGCTCTTTGCTAATGTCAAAGCATCCGAAGACGATCTGGATCCCGTCTCTCAACCGCCACCCGACTATGCTAGCCACATCTACGACCGTCTCTGGAGCGGAATCCCAATCAGGGACACGCCTGTAATATCCCCGGCGCTGACACCGAGCGTTGTGGCAGCACCGTCGCAGTCACTTAATATGGAGGACCTACAAGAGGGGCTAGAACAACTCCAAATGCAACAGGTAAGTGGGTGCTGCTCGCCTGGTTGCGGTTCGGTGACTGCCCAGTTGCATGAGGCACCCAAGCCACTCGCCGCGCTAGGCAGCGATCACGACCCGGGTGTCCAGCGGGTCCAGAATGGCATGGCTTCTCCGGACATGGCTAGCTCTCCTCGCGTGCATCACATATCCGCCGTCACCTCAAGCGAGGATGTCGGTGCCGTGCCCTCGAGCGCCTGGGAACTGAACTCGATGAGCAAGGTGCCGTCCTACAAGAAGCTCGTCTGGTCCGAATTAAGCGGCAGCGAGCTTCCTCCTGCGTACTTCAACGTCCAAGATGTGTTAAAAACGTCCGACCTGAGGCGCCCGGCCCATCATATACATTCGTCTTCTACAAAGGTGACCACTGGACACCATACAAAAAGCAAGCCCTTGTATCTGAGATCGATCTCTTCGTCGATTCTGCACCACAAATCGCATACGAGCTCTCACAGCCGGCCCAATTCAATACAAGCTGCAGAGCCGCACCACCGTCCGCAGTTGAAGAAGGGGAAGAGTGTCTCGACTATATTGGACTATTTCTCTGGTGACCATAAGAAATGA
- the PNT1 gene encoding Pnt1p (Syntenic homolog of Saccharomyces cerevisiae YOR266W (PNT1)) → MLSSSRTVIQKWASHGCIRQASARHFALSGEDKALLKQLSDTLGKIKITSSEAEAASDFNSTRSLPVTIFPRQQIAREVEQDSKIGRWRKPAVKLWRLGTAMLRNYRIGFSNTYRVFWDTRRLPEKLDTDLFRAIEYMEMAARAAHTPVSLPQLGYERRQVQEWRRREQFWKLPLFGVLVLVFEELVVGLVYLWPGLCPWNCLLPNAYQRVSDRRTERLAVPVEPTRAQQYCSVYGIPRDALLQYLRTFGLISHFQQLVYRLSGNVYIPAERLQRWQQYLFVDNWMILRSLLETEKTLAISDRELVNIIFERQLFEKGENLNSLVHDDSGRMLLLQRLLTYLSWQFSGTVTVGGDKLYSEKWGANNISVMNFPGPAEIRSVAAVVEQQLTQALSLQTKIESK, encoded by the coding sequence ATGCTAAGCTCGAGTAGGACGGTCATACAGAAGTGGGCAAGTCATGGCTGCATACGTCAGGCGTCTGCAAGGCATTTTGCACTTTCGGGAGAGGACAAGGCGTTGCTGAAGCAGCTAAGCGACACACTTGGCAAGATAAAGATCACAAGCTCGGAGGCGGAGGCGGCATCAGACTTCAATTCGACGAGATCGTTGCCGGTCACGATTTTTCCCAGGCAGCAAATAGCGCGGGAAGTAGAACAGGACAGTAAGATCGGCAGATGGAGGAAACCAGCGGTAAAATTGTGGAGGTTAGGCACTGCGATGCTACGTAACTACCGTATCGGGTTTTCCAACACTTATCGGGTATTTTGGGACACACGGCGCCTGCCAGAAAAGCTGGACACCGACCTATTCCGCGCAATCGAATACATGGAGAtggcggcgcgggcggcgcaCACTCCTGTTTCACTTCCGCAGCTGGGATATGAGCGACGGCAGGTTCAGGagtggcggcggcgggaACAGTTCTGGAAGCTGCCATTGTTCGGGGTGCTGGTGCTGGTGTTTGAGGAGCTGGTCGTCGGACTGGTCTACCTGTGGCCCGGTTTGTGTCCGTGGAACTGCCTACTTCCGAACGCATACCAGCGTGTGTCAGACAGGCGGACAGAACGGTTGGCCGTGCCGGTGGAGCCCACTCGGGCCCAACAGTATTGCTCTGTATATGGTATCCCGCGGGATGCCCTCCTGCAGTACCTGAGAACGTTTGGCCTGATATCCCATTTTCAGCAACTGGTGTACCGCCTCTCTGGAAATGTATACATTCCAGCCGAGAGGCTGCAGCGTTGGCAACAGTACCTTTTTGTGGATAACTGGATGATACTTCGCTCATTGCTGGAAACTGAGAAGACACTGGCAATAAGTGACCGGGAGCTGGTCAATATCATCTTTGAGCGGCAGTTGTTCGAAAAAGGCGAAAATCTGAACTCACTTGTTCATGATGATAGCGGTCGCATGCTACTTCTGCAGAGACTCCTTACATACTTGAGCTGGCAATTCAGCGGTACAGTCACTGTTGGCGGTGATAAACTGTACAGCGAGAAATGGGGCGCTAATAATATTAGCGTGATGAATTTTCCAGGACCAGCTGAGATCCGTTCCGTTGCTGCGGTGGTTGAGCAGCAACTGACGCAAGCATTAAGCCTACAAACTAAAATTGAGAGTAAATAA
- the HRK1 gene encoding putative serine/threonine protein kinase HRK1 (Syntenic homolog of Saccharomyces cerevisiae YOR267C (HRK1)), which produces MPSLLGLSFNKKKSSESLKGLSPLHSINREESHGHGGGAGSPVHHHHNRSFNELTRFFRATMRKKTTASSQVHQTRSAEHHQSHLQNAIPPSSDSTLSLANKTSIYHDDSILAQKYGKLGKVLGSGAGGSVKVLVRPSDGRTFAVKQFRPRRPGESVKDYARKCTSEYMIGSMLHHPNVIETLDVFSNSKQNQYYEVMEYCPVDFFAVVMSGQMSRGEINCCFKQLVEGVNYLHSKGYAHRDLKLDNCVMTRDGILKLIDFGSAFVFKYTYEADEKMAHGVVGSDPYLAPEVLTSTKSYSAPLVDIWSIGIIYCCMILKRFPWKEPRLTDNNFKVYCMPDDQEHDYVKSAKEHEALMQKRREEREREKHKAELVSKLPTPPCEPTKNSPTDQLSGKTEEPLAAKSPSASQDPPPELRLQVASPSKDTHEKTHVLVESHVPNSANSEHSEHSSSTAHMEMNVPPPKAPAIINETVYAQPQPVRDIHITLPAGQEGAQAEGTDSSIEQPAADKHGRAMDNNQRAEHSDGGHSSHLDVPQPGAVPPPHEAQRTQQNQVQDTGKTDATRTGETPLRSGSSTQIANTDAPIKKQKKVIRGPYILLRLLPHASRPIMSQILQVDPTKRARMKDILSDEWYQGVNQCTMDERKKVIRAAGHSHTIVSEENAHIETYKV; this is translated from the coding sequence ATGCCGAGCTTACTAGGATTGAGCTTCAATAAGAAGAAGTCGTCTGAGAGCCTGAAGGGCCTTTCGCCTCTCCACTCGATCAACCGTGAGGAGTCGCATGGGCACGGCGGTGGTGCCGGCTCGCCGGTTCATCACCATCACAACCGGTCGTTCAACGAGTTGACGCGGTTCTTCCGTGCGACAATGCGCAAGAAGACGACGGCCTCGTCCCAAGTACACCAGACACGATCGGCTGAGCACCATCAGTCGCACCTGCAAAATGCCATTCCCCCGAGCTCGGACTCGACTCTCTCGCTAGCAAACAAGACCAGCATTTACCACGATGACTCCATCCTCGCTCAGAAGTATGGTAAGCTTGGGAAGGTGCTAGGGTCGGGAGCCGGCGGTTCGGTCAAGGTGCTCGTGCGGCCATCGGACGGGCGGACATTTGCGGTGAAACAGTTCCGACCGCGTAGGCCCGGAGAATCCGTCAAGGACTATGCTCGAAAGTGCACATCTGAATACATGATAGGTTCAATGTTGCACCACCCAAACGTCATTGAGACCTTGGATGTGTTCTCAAATAGCAAACAGAACCAGTACTACGAGGTGATGGAGTACTGTCCGGTCGATTTCTTCGCTGTGGTTATGTCGGGACAGATGTCGCGAGGCGAAATTAACTGCTGCTTCAAGCAATTAGTAGAAGGGGTGAATTATTTGCACTCAAAGGGCTATGCTCATCGCGATTTGAAGCTCGATAACTGCGTAATGACACGTGATGGGATATTGAAGCTAATTGATTTTGGTTCTGCATTTGTATTCAAGTATACCTACGAGGCCGATGAAAAGATGGCCCATGGTGTGGTGGGAAGCGATCCTTATTTGGCACCAGAAGTGCTGACCTCAACCAAATCGTACAGCGCGCCACTAGTAGACATCTGGTCCATCGGAATCATATATTGCTGCATGATTTTGAAGCGGTTCCCATGGAAGGAGCCTCGCCTTACTGACAACAACTTCAAGGTTTATTGCATGCCTGATGATCAAGAACATGATTATGTGAAGAGCGCCAAGGAGCATGAGGCTTTGATGCAGAAACGACGCGAAGAACGTGAGCGCGAGAAGCACAAGGCAGAGTTGGTCAGCAAGCTACCTACTCCACCGTGTGAGCCTACCAAGAACTCTCCTACAGACCAGCTATCTGGAAAAACAGAAGAGCCATTGGCTGCGAAGTCACCTAGTGCCAGCCAAGACCCACCACCGGAGTTACGCCTGCAGGTCGCGTCTCCCAGTAAGGATACTCATGAGAAGACACATGTGCTTGTAGAGAGCCATGTGCCAAATTCGGCTAATTCTGAGCATTCCGAACACTCTTCAAGCACAGCCCACATGGAAATGAATGTTCCTCCGCCAAAAGCCCCTGCCATCATCAATGAGACTGTATACGCTCAGCCGCAGCCAGTACGCGATATACATATCACGTTACCTGCTGGCCAAGAAGGGGCACAAGCTGAGGGCACTGATTCTTCTATAGAGCAACCGGCTGCAGACAAACATGGTCGCGCTATGGACAATAATCAACGAGCGGAGCATTCAGATGGTGGGCACAGCTCTCACCTTGACGTTCCCCAACCCGGAGCAGTTCCTCCGCCGCATGAGGCACAGCGCACTCAGCAAAACCAAGTACAGGATACAGGAAAGACAGATGCTACACGGACAGGAGAAACTCCGCTCAGGTCGGGGAGCTCGACCCAGATTGCTAATACAGATGCTCCGATAAAGAAACAGAAAAAAGTCATACGCGGCCCGTATATCTTACTCCGCCTATTGCCACATGCCTCAAGACCCATCATGTCCCAGATATTGCAGGTTGACCCGACAAAACGTGCCAGAATGAAAGATATACTCAGTGATGAGTGGTATCAGGGTGTCAATCAGTGTACTATGGATGAAAGGAAAAAGGTCATTCGAGCAGCGGGGCATTCGCATACAATCGTTTCGGAGGAAAACGCTCATATCGAAACTTATAAAGTATGA
- the PAC1 gene encoding Pac1p (Syntenic homolog of Saccharomyces cerevisiae YOR269W (PAC1)), producing MSQHHILPQHQRADLNRSICDYVQRCGAEESLVVGLRQLFGLSAEECDATRNGRDPDLLLKKWNSIIRLHRKILDLEQKCQQLTEELEAVPTEAYGKAGRGVSHVLWTPRSNPTFQLDVGASVTDIKLHPSLPIAFLATDQGKVVAYDLFNRSMPLHSTQAHMKGVTSLAVMEAENGSLLISTTSKDLQCKIWSFTDNAAFQLLRTLSSHEHIVSQSCFLRSGSDLLLATCSRDLTVKVWDTKSGWCIKSFQPHNQWVRTLELHGDYVITGSNDATIRLSHWPSGNGLSMAVMHEFPIERVLIIPMRANTAQKTEADDDQVELEYRKYDPDYSPLGFKYCISCSRDNLIVLWKIPLPKFIPHRPPQPNLLQTNFEKVHVFKGHTSWVRDIKVRGRHLFSCSDDRSIRCWDLVTGQCLKVWPEASHGFINCLSVDSDVSNDKLLRELFLSGSIDGKCNVFMR from the coding sequence ATGAGCCAGCATCATATACTACCTCAGCATCAGCGGGCAGACCTTAATAGGTCGATTTGCGATTACGTACAGCGGTGTGGGGCGGAGGAATCGTTGGTGGTGGGTTTGCGCCAGCTGTTCGGGTTGAGTGCGGAGGAGTGCGACGCCACGCGCAACGGCCGCGATCCAGACTTGCTCCTGAAAAAGTGGAACTCTATTATCCGGTTGCACCGCAAGATCCTTGATCTGGAGCAGAAATGCCAGCAGCTCACCGAGGAGTTGGAGGCGGTACCAACTGAAGCTTACGGGAAGGCCGGCCGCGGGGTGAGCCACGTGCTGTGGACGCCGCGGTCGAATCCAACCTTCCAATTAGATGTAGGCGCATCGGTTACGGATATCAAGCTTCACCCTTCGTTGCCGATCGCATTTTTAGCGACGGACCAGGGCAAGGTGGTGGCGTACGATCTCTTCAATCGGTCAATGCCTTTGCACTCGACGCAGGCACACATGAAAGGTGTCACATCGCTTGCTGTCATGGAAGCGGAGAACGGAAGCCTTTTGATATCCACTACCTCTAAAGACTTACAGTGCAAGATCTGGTCCTTCACTGACAATGCAGCCTTCCAGTTACTTCGCACATTGTCTTCGCACGAACATATCGTCTCTCAGTCATGTTTTCTGCGTTCTGGAAGCGATTTACTTTTAGCAACATGCTCACGAGATCTCACTGTTAAAGTATGGGACACGAAGAGCGGTTGGTGCATCAAATCATTCCAACCTCACAACCAGTGGGTCCGAACTTTGGAATTGCACGGCGACTACGTAATAACGGGCTCCAATGATGCCACTATCCGTTTGTCCCATTGGCCCAGTGGCAACGGCCTTTCCATGGCCGTCATGCATGAATTCCCTATCGAGCGTGTATTGATCATCCCCATGCGTGCGAATACAGCACAGAAGACGGAAGCGGATGACGATCAAGTCGAGCTCGAATACAGAAAGTACGATCCCGACTATAGCCCACTAGGCTTCAAATATTGCATATCGTGCTCCAGGGATAACCTTATAGTTCTTTGGAAGATCCCCCTTCCCAAATTTATTCCACATAGGCCGCCACAGCCTAACCTTCTTCAGACGAACTTTGAGAAAGTACATGTTTTCAAAGGTCATACATCATGGGTCCGGGACATAAAAGTGAGGGGCCGGCACTTATTTTCATGTAGTGATGATAGATCAATTCGATGTTGGGATCTCGTCACAGGACAATGTTTAAAGGTTTGGCCTGAGGCAAGCCATGGTTTCATTAACTGTCTATCGGTCGACAGTGATGTTTCAAATGACAAGTTGTTACGAGAGTTATTCTTATCGGGTAGTATAGACGGGAAGTGTAATGTATTCATGAGGTAG